The following coding sequences lie in one Papaver somniferum cultivar HN1 unplaced genomic scaffold, ASM357369v1 unplaced-scaffold_66, whole genome shotgun sequence genomic window:
- the LOC113343792 gene encoding inositol hexakisphosphate and diphosphoinositol-pentakisphosphate kinase VIP2-like — protein CSYWIATVKVSLVSKDSSMLDGLENASIEMEGAKARLNEIITAGAKSSHGSGTAEFPWMVDGAGLPSNASQLLQNLVQLTKKVTAQVKLLAIDEDEELAETSSFADAVLPYDQAKALGKVNIDVGRIAAGLPCGSEGFLLMFARWKKLERELYNERKERFDIKQIPDVYDSSKYDLLHNAHLNLEGLDELFKVAQLLADGVIPNEYGINPKQKLKIGSKIARRLLGKILIDLRNTREEAISVAELKSNQDQNPAFPKTKKEDFDSLAKYQKHEDTKRSTSEKSLDQDDEETKYRLDPKYANVRTPDRHVRTRLYFTSESHIHSLMNVLRYCNLDESLQGEESLVSGSALERVFKTRELDYMSYVVLRMFENIEIPLEDPKRYRIEMTFSRGADLSPLENNDGEAASLHQEHTLPIMGPERLQEVGSYLTLETMETMIRPFAMPAEDFPPPSTPQGFSGYFSKSAVLERLVNLWPFHKHANANGK, from the exons TGTTCTTATTGGATTGCTACTGTTAAGGTTTCACTTGTGAGCAAAGACTCTTCTATGTTGGATGGGCTAGAAAATGCCAGCATTGAAATGGAAGGAGCTAAG GCTAGGTTGAATGAGATTATAACTGCTGGAGCAAAATCATCCCATGGCAGTGGAACTGCAGAGTTTCCCTGGATGGTTGATGGTGCTGGACTGCCTTCCAATGCAAGTCAACTTCTACAAAATTTG GTCCAATTGACTAAAAAAGTTACTGCACAAGTAAAACTACTCGCAATAGATGAGGACGAGGAGCTTGCAGAGACAAGCTCATTTGCGGATGCAGTGCTTCCATATGACCAAGCAAAGGCCCTAGGGAAGGTTAACATTGATGTTGGTCGAATTGCTGCAGGCTTGCCTTGTGGTAGTGAGGGTTTTCTTTTGATGTTTGCTCGCTGGAAAAAGCTTGAGAGAGAGTTGTATAATGAACGCAAGGA ACGGTTCGACATTAAACAAATCCCAGACGTTTATGACTCCAGCAA ATATGACCTCTTGCATAATGCACATCTCAATCTAGAAGGGTTGGATGAGCTCTTCAAAGTTGCTCAG TTACTTGCTGATGGTGTCATCCCAAATGAGTACGGGATAAATCCAAAGCAGAAACTCAAAATCGGCTCAAAG ATTGCCCGCCGTTTGTTGGGTAAGATTCTAATTGATTTAAGGAACACACGAGAAGAAGCAATTAGTGTTGCTGAACTCAAAAGCAATCAAGACCAGAATCCAGCATTTCCAAAGACCAAAAAGGAAGATTTTGACTCTTTGGCGAAGTACCAGAAGCATGAAGACACAAAAAGATCCACTAGTGAAAAGTCCCTGGACCAAGACGATGAAGAGACAAAATATCGTTTGGACCCGAA GTATGCAAATGTCAGGACACCTGATCGACATGTTCGAACGCGCCTTTATTTTACATCT GAGTCACATATACATTCGCTGATGAATGTACTTCGCTACTGTAACTTGGATGAATCTTTACAAGGAGAAGAAAGCCTTGTATCCGGCAGTGCTTTGGAACGGGTGTTTAAAACAAGGGAGCTCGACTACATGAGTTATGTTGTTTTGAGGATGTTCGAGAATATAGAG ATACCTCTAGAAGATCCAAAGAGATACCGCATAGAAATGACATTCAGCCGGGGTGCAGATTTGAGCCCACTTGAG AATAATGATGGCGAGGCTGCGTCACTACACCAAGAGCACACATTACCAATCATGGGACCAGAAAGGTTGCAAGAAGTGGGATCATATCTTACATTAGAGACTATGGAAACGATGATTAGGCCATTTGCCATGCCTGCTGAAGATTTTCCACCCCCATCAACTCCACAAGGCTTTTCTGGTTACTTCTCTAAGAGTGCAGTATTGGAACGTCTTGTGAATCTCTGGCCTTTCCATAAGCATGCTAATGCTAATGGAAAGTAA